ATGGTGGGGAACGACAACGGCTTAAATAAGTTAGCTTTCCAGATGCATTATAGAATAGTGGATTTTACGGTGGAGTTTATGATAGATATGCCAATTTTAGACTGTGTTTCAGAATGGCCAAGAAAGTTTTCACGCCAATGTTTTAGCATGTATTGAGTGCATTTGAGGGCAGTAATGAAGCTATATATGCCTAATTTAAATTGTGATGATCTTGACTCCATGGCAAGTGGATAACTTCATATGCCATGCCAGGTTTACGCCCTAGGCATTTTCGAACCTAGAGGTTTTGGCACACAGAATGTTGGTGGCCACTGAAATTACCAATGGATGGGCTCAAAGAAAAATCGAGTAAGGCAGGAAAGGGTAGGAATATATTTTCCATGGCTTAGTTAAAAAAGACCCTATCAATTATTTTCAATTCGGGTAATCTCTGTTGCTTGACCAGGTATACCTTCGGTTTAGGAGGGGTCGCTTTGCTTGCAAATTAATAGCACTATTTAATTTATTAGCTGCAGCTTCCCGGAAGGATGAGTAATCTTTGTGCAATGGGTCTCTCATCACGTTGAAATGCACAAGGACAAGCCAGGGATATATACACATTAAGAGGGGCGATGTCAAGTGAAGGAGGAAAGCACCCTTTATCATAGCTTTTTGAGAGGAAGATTGGTTAAAGGGAGGCTACGGTGGAGACAAAAACATTAGGAAAGATGGGTTTGGAAAGTGGTGGACAACAGGAACCGGATTAAGTGCTTGGAACATATAGCGCCAGAGAATTCCGCCATAGGAACTGGCCTGTTGCCGGGTTTATTTATGAGGGAGGAACTACTTAGCCTTTTGGTTGTCAATTTTTTTTTGAGTTTTGATTCTTGCAAGAAAGCGATCAATGTGGGGTTGAAGGGCTTCATACCAATCAGTTCAGGAAGGACGTCACCATATTTTTCGGACAAACAAAAAATTAAGTCAGATATAATAAAAACGGGGTCACAAGATGTATACAAGAGCAACGTTACTGCACTTGCAGACTAAATAGCTCAATCTAGCGGGCGCATGGTGAAGTCATTTGGAAGGGTCGTGCATCGCGGCCTCCTCCTCGGCTCGCAGCTCAGAATCGGGTTGTGTGTGCAGCACGCGCAGGGTTACCACACAGTCTTTGAAACCACAATCTTCTAGGGGACCCCCTCCTAACTAGCAAACTATCTGCGCATGGTCTACTCCAATGGTCAGTCACACACCTCGCATCAGCCTTATTTTCTGGTTCATTGAGCAGTGCCGGATGGCTTCGCCTCGACGGACATGGCCTCGGTTAACCCGTGCACCGTGCCATATAATAGCAACCCCAACATGCACGACGCCATGGGCAGATGAACGAGCATGCGTACCGATTAGAGTATAATCTTACTGACCCTGTCATGAGCTCaaacccatgcatatgcatgcacgcTATATCTCACTAAGCCCAAGCACGTTCTCATTTGCTACTAGATATTGACCCACATATAGGACCAACTTTTCAATCTCAACTAATATATAGGGGATAAAACAATAAGCAAATTAATACCCGTTCATGTTTCATACATAATAAAGAGTACTGTACTGACTAAAACTCCATCAAAACACAAGGAGAAAAAACTCACAACCTTCTTCCTAAACACGCATGCTATTTATAAAGATAACCTAAAAGATATTGCACCAGCAACTGGCTAGCCATCAAGCTGCTGCATCATGCAACGTAGTTTTTTTAGGCCAATCATGCAACGTAGTCCTCATCAAGAAACTCCATCAAAGGCTGTTGCAGCGCCTTCATTACAGCTTCCCACCCAGCATGTGTTGGGTGTGTCTGGTCCCAGTAGAACATCTTGTCAGGAGTTTCACATAGGTCGTACAAGCGCTTCCCTGAATGGCTACGCTCTCCACAGTACCCTCCCTTATAGGCACTCTCGCAGCAC
This genomic window from Triticum aestivum cultivar Chinese Spring unplaced genomic scaffold, IWGSC CS RefSeq v2.1 scaffold71976, whole genome shotgun sequence contains:
- the LOC123176476 gene encoding GDSL esterase/lipase At5g03600-like translates to MLEERDNVHILDLYTAFTNIINHAPGGGSAESKNFKGKLTPCCESAYKGGYCGERSHSGKRLYDLCETPDKMFYWDQTHPTHAGWEAVMKALQQPLMEFLDEDYVA